ATGTACGTGGCAAGGGACTGATGGTCGCAGCCGAGTTCGTCACGTCATCAGGCAAGCCGAACCCGGACGCCGTGAACAAGGTCATTGCCAACGGCATCGAGAACGGCGTGCTGCTGTTGACTGCCGGTGGATGGGATCAGGCAATCCGCATCATCCCGCCGCTGAATGTTAGCGCCGACGAGATTGACGAGTTCCTGACGGTCTTCGAATCCGCCGCCGGGTCAGCGCGCTAGCAGCCAGACACTTCAAAAGGGGGCCGGCACTTATTGCCGGTCCCTTGTTGTTGCTCATCGTCTGCATCAGGATGCGTCTGAGAACTCGCCGGGGCAGCAGATGTTCTCGCGTTCACCATCGGCCAAAAGCTCATACAGGCGGAGCATCGCCGGCCCGACGGAAAACCATGAGAACCGAATCGCTGCCTGCCGCGCACCGACCTGCAGCGAGGATCGCAGCCCTGGATCGCGAACGACCCGCGACAATGCGGATGCAAAGGCGCGCGGATTCTGTGGAGGAACGAGCAGGCCGCTCCGTCCGTCCTCGACCGTGAAATTCAATCCACCGGCTCGCGACGCGACGACCGGCAGACCGCACCCCATTGCTTCAACGGCCACCAGCCCGAACGATTCGTAGCGCGATGGGACCGCGCAGACGGTCGCGGCTGCGTAATAATCCGGCAGCAGATCCTGCGGCTGAGAGCCGTGGAAGAGGACATCATCGGCAATGCCGAGCTCGTTCGCGCGCTGCATTAGCTGTTGAAGTTGCGGGTCCGGTTGCCCATCCTCATAGGTTCCGCCGATGAACACCAGCTTCGGCGGCAGATCTGGCCACGGCTCATTTCGCAGGAGCGCGAACGAGTCGAGCAGCGTGTCGATGCCTTTCATCGGATCGATTCGCCCAATGAAGAGTACCAGCGGATTATCCGGCAGACCGAGCCGACGGCGCGCACTCATCGGATCTACCGGGTGAAAGCGCTTGAGGTCGACTCCGGGCGGGATGATGCAGATCTTCTCGTTGCTGCCGCCCATGCGCCAGACCATTTCGGCGCGCTCGTCCGGATTCGGCGCGATGATGTGATCGAGCACATCAAGCAATTGCCGCTCCACCTGAACGCGGACGGCAGACTCGCTGACGCCGTTGGAATAGACGGCGTTCTTCAACAGCGCGAGCGTATGGAACGTGTGGACAGTCGGAGCCATCCAGTAGCGCTGAAGAAGATGTGATGCCCAGCCCGACAGCCAGTAGTGACTGTGGACGACGTCATACCGCACTCCTTCACGCAGTGAAAAGAGGGCGCATTGATTCGCAAAGTCCGGCAGGTAGCAAAAGACTTCGTCCTTTGGCAGGTCCGCAGCTGGACCAGCGTCGATAGTTACGAGTCGGACGCGATCTGCGATGTCAACGGCTTCTGGTGTGTGAGGGTCCGAACGGCGAGTGAATATGTCGACGTCGACGCCCTGCCGACCGAGCTCTGTCGCCAGCTCCCGGACGTGGACATTCATGCCGCCGGCGTCCTTGCCGCCCAGCGTTGCGACTGGCGAGGTGTGGACGCTCAGCATCGCGACCCGGTTAACAGTCGACGTATGAGTCGCGACGCCAGGATTTTCGACGGTTGTCGGCAGGTCGGTCAGCCAGCTCATCGTAATTCCGCCGAATCCGGACGCAAAAAAAGGACAGCCCTGATAGGCTGTCCCGTGTGTACAGAGATGCGGGGCAGTCGCTCAATATCGCTGGACGACGCAAAGCGCTGCATCCAGGTGCGGAACCAGTGTGGCCGCAGAACCGATGGACATGAGCCTGGTGGTATGTGCGCGAACCAGTCCAGCATCATTCCGGCTGATGTCCTAACACCTGCTCAACACCGGATCACGCCGCTCGGCGACCCGATACGACCTACAACAACCGGCTGCGATCGATATTCCCGGATCGCAAATCACGCGAGCTCTGGTTCCAGGACGCCGAAGCCGCCGTCTTGCCGACGGTACAGCACGCTCATACGACTGCTGTCCGGATTGTAGAAGACGAAGAAGTCGTGGCCCAGCAGTTCCATCTGCTCGATGGCCTCGGCGGTATCCATTGGCATCACATCGAATCGCTTGGTGCGGACAACCATTTCGGCGTCGGAATCTTGCTCGTCCACCCCAGGGTCAACACCTACTGTCGCGTCGGTCTGAATCTGGTCCGCTGCCAGCTGACCAAGGCCAACGGCAGAGCGCCGGTCACGCTTCGTGCGCCGATCGTGGAAGCGGCGGATCTGGCGGGCCATCTTGTCCGTCACCAGATCGACTGCGGCCGTGATGTCGCTGTTGCGCTCCTCGGCGCGCAGCACGGCCTGCTTCGTCGCGATGGTGAACTGGGCGATGTACTTCTGCGTCGGATTGTGGTGCGCCTCGCGTCGGATCTCAAACTTGGCGTCAACGATGCGCTCGTTGACCTTGTCGAGCTTGGCAACACGCTTCTCTATGTACTCGCGTGTGTCGTCGTTCAGCTTGAGGTTATGCGTCTTGATTTGAATTTCCACGACATCTCCTCCTTTTCGCAGTCGCGAACGGCTTCGCGGCGGAAGCGGCGCCCGCGGAGGGATTCGAACCCCCGACACAGGGCTTAGGACGCCCCTGCTCTATCCCCTGAGCTACGCGGGCCGGATTCTGCTATTCCGAAAGACATCGTGGCGCGCGTTGAGTTGCGTGGTGCCATGTGTTTCGTGCAGCGCGTTTGCACGAGCATTCCGGATATGAATCTTACCGCGTTTCCTCGCGTCACGGCCGCGACCAGATTGATATAGTGAGGTGGCATTGATAGAATTCGGCGGTCAGCGGGGAGTGGCGCAGCCCGGTTAGCGCGCCGCGTTCGGGACGCGGAGGTCGGAGGTTCAAATCCTCTCTCCCCGACCATTCACTAGCGTGAGAGACGAGGAGCGGATATCCGCTCCTCGTTGTGCGTCCATCTCCCGGACATATCTGCATCGGAGGTTGTGGTGAGCGATCGTCAGTCCTGGCCCGAAACTTGCCTTCGGTGCATACGCTGCTGGCAGATGCGCGAATTCGCAAATCGGCAGCAGGTCTCACTGATGAGGTTCTGACGAACATCCTCCGTAGAAGCCTGGAAGTTGAGCGTGCTGCCATCCTGGGTGGTGCCCAGCCGAACGATGATCTTGTGCAGTCAATGGTGGCTGAAGTTGAGCTGATCAGTGGCGCGCGGACATCTCACGTCATCAACGGCAGCGGCGTCGTCATCCAGACAAACCTCGGTCGAGCGCCCGTGTCGTTGGCAACCGCGCGTGCGATGGCAGGCGTCGCCTCGGCCTATGTCGCGCTCGAAACGGATCTGGCGACGGGAAAGCGCGGCGGGCGGGGGCGCGAGGTCGAGGCGCTCATGCGTGCGCTCACTGGTGCGGAGCGGACCCTGGTCGTCAATAACAACGCAGCAGCAGTCATGCTGGTGCTGGCGACGCTCGCCGTAGACAAGCAGGTAATCGTCTCGCGCGGCGAGGCGGTCGAGATCGGCGGCGGATTCCGTATTCCTGACGTGCTGCGTCAGAGCGGCGCTCATCTCGTCGAGGTCGGGACGACGAATCGTACTTACGCGCGGGACTACGCAGCAGTGATCAATGACGAAACGGCGGCGATCCTGCGCGTGCATGCCAGCAATTTCGCGGTGCTGGGTTTCACCGCGCGTCCTGAATTGAGCGAGCTCGCCGATCTGAGCCGCGCGCACGGCGTCGCGTTGATTGAAGATGTTGGGAGTGGCTGCCTCCTCGCCACGGAGGCCTACGGACTCGATCACGAGCCGACGCTCGGCGAGAGTATCAGTGCCGGCGTGGATCTCGTCTGCGCGTCAGGAGACAAGCTGCTCGGCGGACCGCAGGCCGGCCTGATTATGGGATCGACCGAGATGGTCGGTCGCGTTGCGCGCCATCCGATGGCGCGTGCCCTCCGAGCTGACAAGTCCTGCCTGACCGGCATCGCCGAGACATTGCGGCACTACGCTCGCGGCGAGGCCGAGCAGGAGATCCCCGTTTGGTGGTCGATGTCGCGAACGGCGGACTGGCTCGAAGAGCGTGCAGGTGGCTGGGCAGCGGCACTCGGAAACGGCGCAAAGGTCGTTCCGACTCAGTCAGTTGTGGGCGGTGGTTCACTGCCGGGCAAGACGCAGCCGTCATTTGGCAT
This Thermomicrobiales bacterium DNA region includes the following protein-coding sequences:
- the selA gene encoding L-seryl-tRNA(Sec) selenium transferase, which encodes MHTLLADARIRKSAAGLTDEVLTNILRRSLEVERAAILGGAQPNDDLVQSMVAEVELISGARTSHVINGSGVVIQTNLGRAPVSLATARAMAGVASAYVALETDLATGKRGGRGREVEALMRALTGAERTLVVNNNAAAVMLVLATLAVDKQVIVSRGEAVEIGGGFRIPDVLRQSGAHLVEVGTTNRTYARDYAAVINDETAAILRVHASNFAVLGFTARPELSELADLSRAHGVALIEDVGSGCLLATEAYGLDHEPTLGESISAGVDLVCASGDKLLGGPQAGLIMGSTEMVGRVARHPMARALRADKSCLTGIAETLRHYARGEAEQEIPVWWSMSRTADWLEERAGGWAAALGNGAKVVPTQSVVGGGSLPGKTQPSFGIALHSAHHTSDQLAMLLRTGSQPVVPRIIDDTVVVDARTVLATEDSALLAAIQAVLANAGSA
- the raiA gene encoding ribosome-associated translation inhibitor RaiA, translated to MEIQIKTHNLKLNDDTREYIEKRVAKLDKVNERIVDAKFEIRREAHHNPTQKYIAQFTIATKQAVLRAEERNSDITAAVDLVTDKMARQIRRFHDRRTKRDRRSAVGLGQLAADQIQTDATVGVDPGVDEQDSDAEMVVRTKRFDVMPMDTAEAIEQMELLGHDFFVFYNPDSSRMSVLYRRQDGGFGVLEPELA
- a CDS encoding glycosyltransferase — protein: MSWLTDLPTTVENPGVATHTSTVNRVAMLSVHTSPVATLGGKDAGGMNVHVRELATELGRQGVDVDIFTRRSDPHTPEAVDIADRVRLVTIDAGPAADLPKDEVFCYLPDFANQCALFSLREGVRYDVVHSHYWLSGWASHLLQRYWMAPTVHTFHTLALLKNAVYSNGVSESAVRVQVERQLLDVLDHIIAPNPDERAEMVWRMGGSNEKICIIPPGVDLKRFHPVDPMSARRRLGLPDNPLVLFIGRIDPMKGIDTLLDSFALLRNEPWPDLPPKLVFIGGTYEDGQPDPQLQQLMQRANELGIADDVLFHGSQPQDLLPDYYAAATVCAVPSRYESFGLVAVEAMGCGLPVVASRAGGLNFTVEDGRSGLLVPPQNPRAFASALSRVVRDPGLRSSLQVGARQAAIRFSWFSVGPAMLRLYELLADGERENICCPGEFSDAS